In a genomic window of Verrucomicrobiota bacterium:
- a CDS encoding DUF1559 domain-containing protein, whose translation MRNCLSFSSGLRPARLAFTLIELLVVIAIIAILAGMILPALSRAKMRGEQTYCLNNMKQLGLAIAMYSPDYAEKLPLPKNWGRAWGEGFAKRTDPVWMPELLEPYVGKNANKPTNTTSTAKTTNPGKNLYTCPSGIKTKEPEVPLFANLLKGNDHVTYVWNHIYLKANGSYEERMPISGRPSNQISNSSTAVLFWEMPYWNAHRSAHRGGLNLVYADNHAAYEKRNPKEYDWWAFHSRRGWDGE comes from the coding sequence ATGAGAAATTGCCTTTCTTTCTCGAGCGGACTTCGTCCTGCGAGGCTTGCTTTTACCCTGATTGAGCTTTTGGTGGTCATCGCCATCATCGCGATCTTGGCCGGTATGATTCTGCCGGCGTTGAGCCGGGCCAAGATGCGCGGCGAACAAACCTACTGCTTGAACAACATGAAGCAGTTGGGTCTGGCGATCGCCATGTATTCGCCCGATTACGCCGAGAAGCTCCCGCTTCCCAAGAACTGGGGTCGGGCGTGGGGAGAAGGTTTCGCGAAGCGCACCGACCCGGTCTGGATGCCCGAGTTGCTGGAGCCTTATGTGGGCAAAAACGCCAACAAACCCACGAACACGACCTCCACGGCGAAAACCACCAATCCCGGCAAGAATCTTTACACTTGCCCCTCCGGCATCAAGACCAAGGAACCTGAGGTTCCACTGTTTGCGAACCTGCTCAAAGGCAACGATCACGTCACTTATGTCTGGAACCACATTTATCTGAAGGCCAACGGGAGCTACGAGGAACGAATGCCGATCAGCGGGCGGCCCTCGAATCAAATCAGCAATTCAAGCACGGCGGTGCTTTTCTGGGAAATGCCCTATTGGAACGCCCATCGTTCCGCCCATCGCGGCGGGCTCAATCTCGTTTATGCCGACAACCATGCGGCCTACGAGAAACGCAATCCGAAAGAATATGACTGGTGGGCCTTCCACAGCCGGAGG